DNA from Variovorax sp. PBL-H6:
CTTCGGAGATCGGCGTGTCGATCACCCGCTCGGCGCCGAAGCGCTGCTGCAGGCCCTTGTACTGGCCGAAGATGCCACCCCGGCCCACGTCCTCGCCGAGCACCACCACGCGGGCATCGGCCTCCATCTCGCGTTGCACGGCCAGCGCCGCAGCCTCGGCGTAGCTCAGCTCCCGGACTGTGGCCGCACGCCCGCCGCCCGGCGCCGTGTCGCTGCTCATGTCCATTGGCCGGCTCCGGTGCTTTGCACGTCGGTGAAGGCGGCCGCGGCCTCGGGCCAGGGCGCGGCGTCGGCCGCAGCCAAGGCGGCCTCGACCTCCGCCTGCGCCTCGTGCTCGATGGCGTCGAGCACGGCCGCCTCGGCGCCGCCGGCCAGCAGCCGCGCACGAGCGCGGTCGATGGGGTCGGTCTCGAGTGCGGCAGCCAACTCCGCCGGATCGCGGTAGCCCGCCGGGTCGACCGACACATGGCCCTTGACGCGGTAGGTGAGGGCATGCAGCAGCCGCGGCCCGCGCCCACTGCGCACCTGGGCCACGAGCGCGCCCGCGGCCGCGTGCACGGCGAATACATCGTTGCCATCCACGCGCGTTGCCGCGATGTCCAGCGCCTCGGCGCGGGCCGACGCGCCGTCGCCGCCCGTCATCGGCCCGCTGGCCGTGGTCGCGCTCCATTGGTTGTCCTCGCAGACGAAGAGCACCGGCAGCGCGTAGACACGCGCCCAGTTGAGCGATTCGAGGAAGGGACCGCGGTTGATCGCACCGTCGCCGAAGAAGCACACGGTGATCGCGTCCTTGCGCTGCAGCTTCTGCGCATGCGCCGCGCCCACCGCGATCGGCAGCCCGGCGGCGACCACGCCATTGGCGCCCAGCATGCCCACGGAGAAATCGGCGATGTGCATGGAACCGCCCTTGCCGCCGTTGAAGCCGCTGGCCTTGCCGAACAGCTCGCACATCATGCGCGTCAGATCGGCGCCCTTGGCCAGCGTGTGGCCGTGGCCGCGGTGCGTGGAGGTCAGGTAGTCGGTCTTCGCGAGGTGGGCGCAGACACCCGCGGCCACGGCCTCCTGGCCGGTCGACAGGTGCAGCGGGCCACGCACCCTGGCGGCGCCCGCGGCTTCCTGGCCATAGGCACTGACGCCGCCTTGGCTGGCCACCTCGGCAGCGTTCTCGAAGGCGCGAATGCGGCGCATCGTCCGGTAGAGCGCCAGGCGCTCGGTCTCTGGGATCTCGGTGTTCATCTCGGCTCCAGCGCAGAGCACGGCTGCGCTTCGCCGGGAATCGTATCGATCGCGACCCCGCGCGCGTGAGGTGGCTAACCCCGAGCGGCTGCGCGACCTGTCGCTGGCGAGGAGATCAGCCGGCGGGCGTTGACTACCAGACGGTGCCGAGCGCCGTCACGCCGGCCAGGGAATTGATGACGAGCCAGAAGGCCGCCAGGTCCCAGGTCCAACCCTGCCGCCGCGTGGCGCCCCATCCGCCCAGAGGAGCTGTCGGCTCGCCGGCAGGCGTCGCGCCATAGAACGCTGGCAGCTTGTGCGAGCAGCCCTTGCAGAATCGAGCGGCGCCGAGGTTGATGGTGTTGCAAGCCTCGCAGACTTCAACAGACACCGCGCCCGTCCGAAGCATGGCCAGATCGATCAGGTTTCCGAAGGCAACGTCCGAAGGCAGCGATGGATTGGCAGCGGCGGCTGAGGTCATGGTGCTCTCCTCGCGACAGATGGGTTCAAGGCGACTGGCGCAGGCGGCGCGCCAGCCGTTGTTCTGCGATCGCCAGTCTTGCGAAGGTCAGAAGCTCTTCGTCGCTGGGGCCAGGTCCCGACCCGTTGACGTAGGCGCCGAAGGCCTCGACGATGCGCGCCTGCATGGCCCTCCTCACGCGCATCGCGGCGATCCATGCGTCCCGTGCCTTCTTCTCGCGGGGCTCCCTCCAGCTCCGCGATGACGATCTCGCGTAGCGCGCCCCGCCAATCGATCGGCTGCTGCGCCACGCCGCGGAGCTCTTCTTGTGTGTGACAGGCTTCACATTTCTACCTTTGATGCGTCGGTCGTTTGGATGTGAAAACTTCACATCAATAGTGCTCTTGTCTTATAGTCACAGGCACCGTTTTGTAAGACGGTTCCGCATGTCGTTGTCCATTTCGTAACGGAGCGCGTCAGTGTCACCATCTTCTGCACCGAGGAGCATCGTGTCCCGCAGGACGTTGCGCGCCCTGTTCGAGATCAGGCTGCGCTGGTCCGACAAAGTCATCCAGGAAGAACCTCGCCCCTATGGCGGCGGCTTGTGGGTCCCAGACACACCGCGCAATCGGGACCGGCTCGACAAAGCCGTGGCCTTCGGCAATACGCTTTATGGCGATCAAACGCACTGGATTGAAAAACGCCAGGCATGACCCGGGCGACGACGCCGCGCCCCCCGTGGCGGGTGCCGCTGGCGGCGAAGGCCCGATGGGCTGGGCCCTCCAGGCTTGCGCACGCGTCATGCGGCCGATCGTCCGGCTCGCATTGGCCCTGGGACTGAAGCACGCCCATCTGGAGCTGGTGCTGCGCGAACTTCTCATCGACGAGGCCCGGCGGGCCTGGCTCGACAAGGGGGTGGAGCCGAATCTCAGCCAGCTTTCGGTGACCACCGGATTGAACCGCAAGGCGGTGACGGCCAAGGTCCGGGAAGCCGAGGAACCGCTGCCCCACACCGAGATGTCGGCGGCGGCCAAGACGCTCACCCTGTGGCTGCAGATGTCCACCGATGACCCCGGCCTGGTGGAGCTGCCCCTCGTCGCAGAAGGCGGGGCACCCTCCTTCGAGGCCGTGGCCCGCCATGTCAGCCGCGGAAACGTGCACCACCGCACCATCCTCGATGAGCTGGTGCGCCTGAACCTGGCGACCGAACAGGCCGGCCGGGTGGCACTCAACGCCGCCGGGTTCGTGCCGTCGAACGATCTCAAGGGCATGCTTGCCTTCCTCGGCGACAACGCGCGCGACCACCTACTCGCCAGCGTGGCCAACACCTTGGGTGCCACTGCGCCTTTGCTCGAGCGGGCGGTGTTCGCCACCGGCATTGCGGTCGAGGACTGCGAGCGGATCCACCAGCTCGTGCGGCAACGCTGGAGCACACTCCATCACGAACTGACAAGCGAGATGACGCGTGCGTTCGAGGCCGCCGAGGGCGCGCAAGACACGGCCTCGGGTCGCATTCGTGTCGGGATCTACACCTACTACGAGGACGCCGCGGATGTGGCACAACATCGCGCGGTGACTCCCGCAAAACGATCGGACGGAAAAGAAGCATGAAGAAAGCCTTCCTTCGCGCTGCCCTGGCGGCGCTGTCGACCGCGCTGCTGCTCTCGTGCGGCGGCGGCGGGAGCGGCGGCGGCAGCGTTGCGCTCGTCGGCGTTGGGGGAACGGCTTCGGTCACCGGTTCGAGCCGGGGAGACGTGAGCGGCAGTCCGGCAGGCATCGCCGCAGCCGATGGCCAGGGCGGCAGCGCGTCTGCGACCGGGGGTGGCCTGGGGGGCGCCGATGGCACTTCGACAGGGAACGGCGGCAGCTCCACAGGCGCTGGCGGCAGCTCCGCAGGCACAGGCGGCAGCTCCGCGGGCGCAGGCGGCAGCTCCGCGGGCGCAGGCGGCAGCTCCACGGGCGTCGGTGGCACCTCGTCCGGCGGCAGTTCGACGGGCACCGGCGGCACTTCGACGGCGGCCTCGGGCGACGACGGATCGGGCGTGGGCTCCGGCGGCACCGGCGTCAGCACCGCCGATGCGTCCGGCGTGGGCGGGGTCGACGGAGCGGGCAGCATCATCGTCAACGGCGTGCGCTACAACACCGACACTGCCGTCCTGAACGTGGAGGATGCACCGTCCCTGCAATTGGGCATGAGTGCGAAGGTCACGGGGCCTTTCAGCGCCGACTTCACCAGCGGTGTCGCGCGCCGGGTCGATTCCGCCGCGGATCTGCGCGGGACCTTGTCTTCGGTCAACCTTGCCCAAGGCAGCTTCGTCATCCTGGGCACCACCGTCACCACCGACGATTCCACTGTTTGGGCCGATTCCACGGGCCTCGCGGCGATCCCCGCTGGCAGCACGCTGCAGGTGTGGGGCTTGCCGGGCGCGCCGGGGGTCCTGCGCGCCACGCGCGTGGAACAGCGCGGCACCTCCACGCCGATCCTGACGGGTACGGTGCAGAACCTCGATCCTGGCCGCCGCACCTTCACCATCGGCACCTTCACGGTCGACTACGGCACCGCGGTGTTGTCCGGTAGCCTGGACGGCAGCCCGCTGGCCAACGGCACCCTCGTGCGCGTGCGCGCGGCCAGCGTGCTGCCCGGCCGGCTGTCCGCCACTCAGGTCCAGTGGTGGTATCCGGTGTCGAGGGCCAACGGCACCCCGCTTCAGCTCGCGGGCATCGTCACCGACTACGCCGGACTGGGTTCGCTGACCGTGCTCAATGTCCCGGTGAACGCGGCGTCGGCCCAGATCACCGGCGGGCCTGCACGCTCGGTGGGCAACGGGGTCAAGGTGGAAGTGGGCGGTGTCATATCCAACGGCGTGCTCCAGGCCACCAAGCTCAAGATCCGGCACGTGCCGGGCACCGGCGGACCCTCTTCGTTCACCCTGATCGGCAACGTCGGCAACTTCCTCTCGCCCGCGAGCTTCCGCGTGAGAGGCCAGCCCATCGATGCCAGCGGCCCGGGCGTGATGTTCGTCAACGGCACGGCCGCCAATCTGGGCAATGGGGTCAGGGTCAACGTCGAGGGGGCGCAGGTGGTGAACGGGGTGCTCATCGCGACGCGCGTCAGCTTCGAGTGACGTTCAGGGACCGGGCAGGTCCTCGAACCCCTTGCAGCCGGCAAGCATCGCGGTGCCTGGCGCATTGACGACACGGAGAACGGGCCTCGACATGGCCTGCATGGCTGCGTGCAGGCGCAGGGCCGGGATGGCCACGTGGTCACGGCGATCTGCCCGTTGTGTTCGGCCTGAGCGATCGCCTGGCCGTGGTGAAGAATGGCCCGCTGGTCGGAACCTACCGCACCGCCGAAGTCGACGAGGACGAGGTACTCGGCTTGATCATCGAGGGCAAGCGGCCCGGCGGGAAGGCCCGGGCCGAGCACGCGACATGATCGCGCGCCGGCCGACGGGCCGCATCAGTCCGCGTAGACCCCGGCCGCCTTGATGATCGGGCTCCACTTGGCGATCTCGGCGATGACGAACTTCTTGTGCTCGGCCGGTTCGACGCGGCTGTCGCTGGTGACCACGGCGCCCAGGCCTTCCTGCTTCTTGATGAAGTCCGGGTCCTTCAGTGCCACCTTGAGCGCATCGTTGAGTTTCTTGGTGACCGCCGCCGGCGTGCCCTTGGGCGCGTAGAGCCCGTGCCAGATGGTGATCTGGAAGTCCTTCAAACCCACTTCCTGCAGCGTCGGCAGGTCCTTGAGCAGCGGCGTGCTCAGGCGCTTGGAGGTGGTCACGGCATAGGCCTTGACCTTCTTGGCCTCGATCTGCGGCGAGGTGTTGGTGGTCTGGTCGCACAGCAGGTCGATCTGGCCGCCGATCAGGTCGGTGATGGCGGGCGCGGTGCCCTTGTACGGCACCGGTGTCATCTCGGTCTTGGTCGCACTCTGGAACAACAAGCCGCACAGGTGCGAGGCCGAGCCCACGCCCGCATTGCCGAGGTTGATCTTGCCTTTGTTTTCAGCGAGCCAAGCCGTCAATTCCTTGTAGTTGTTGGCCTTCATCGAGGGCTTGGCGATGAGCGTCATCGGCACGTCGTTGACGATGCCCAGGTATTCGAAATCGCTCTCGACCTTGAAGGGCACGTTGCGCACCAGCGTCGGGACGGTCGCCATGCCGATGTGGTTGAGGAGCAGCGTATAGCCGTCCGGCGCGGCACGCGCGACCTTGGCTGCGCCGATCGAGCTGCCGGCACCGGGCACGTTGTCGATCACCACGCTGCCGCCGCCCAGCGGCTTGCGCAGGGCTTCGGCCAAGTCGCGGGCCACCCGGTCGGTCGGGCCGCCGGCGGAGAAGGGCACCACGATGGTGATGGGCTTGCTGCCCGGGAAATCCTGGGCGTGGACGCCCGCTGCGGCGCACGCGATTGCCGTCAGGGCGAACAGTTTTTTCATGGGTCTCTTCTCCGTGTTCAATCCAAGTTCAAGGGCCGCGATTTTATTGCGGCCCTGCCGGACGCCCCACCCGGAATGCCCCTAACGAACCTGCACGCTTCCTGCGCGTTCAGGGACCGCTGCGCGCATTTCTTACCTGCGGGCTACGGCTCCCTGGTGCGGTTGTAGACCGGGCCGGGGCCGATCGTGATCGGCGGCCCCGGGTCATTGGCCGCCCAGCTCGGCGTGCGCACCGAACTGAAAGTCGGGCCCGGACCCGGCACGATCGGGGGACCTCCGTCACCGGCAAGCACGGGCGAAGGAGCTCTGGAGGGCGTGACCAACGGCCCTGGCCCAGCGACGACCGGCGGGCCTCCGTCGCC
Protein-coding regions in this window:
- a CDS encoding tripartite tricarboxylate transporter substrate-binding protein translates to MKKLFALTAIACAAAGVHAQDFPGSKPITIVVPFSAGGPTDRVARDLAEALRKPLGGGSVVIDNVPGAGSSIGAAKVARAAPDGYTLLLNHIGMATVPTLVRNVPFKVESDFEYLGIVNDVPMTLIAKPSMKANNYKELTAWLAENKGKINLGNAGVGSASHLCGLLFQSATKTEMTPVPYKGTAPAITDLIGGQIDLLCDQTTNTSPQIEAKKVKAYAVTTSKRLSTPLLKDLPTLQEVGLKDFQITIWHGLYAPKGTPAAVTKKLNDALKVALKDPDFIKKQEGLGAVVTSDSRVEPAEHKKFVIAEIAKWSPIIKAAGVYAD
- a CDS encoding thiamine pyrophosphate-dependent dehydrogenase E1 component subunit alpha, producing the protein MNTEIPETERLALYRTMRRIRAFENAAEVASQGGVSAYGQEAAGAARVRGPLHLSTGQEAVAAGVCAHLAKTDYLTSTHRGHGHTLAKGADLTRMMCELFGKASGFNGGKGGSMHIADFSVGMLGANGVVAAGLPIAVGAAHAQKLQRKDAITVCFFGDGAINRGPFLESLNWARVYALPVLFVCEDNQWSATTASGPMTGGDGASARAEALDIAATRVDGNDVFAVHAAAGALVAQVRSGRGPRLLHALTYRVKGHVSVDPAGYRDPAELAAALETDPIDRARARLLAGGAEAAVLDAIEHEAQAEVEAALAAADAAPWPEAAAAFTDVQSTGAGQWT
- a CDS encoding DUF5666 domain-containing protein codes for the protein MKKAFLRAALAALSTALLLSCGGGGSGGGSVALVGVGGTASVTGSSRGDVSGSPAGIAAADGQGGSASATGGGLGGADGTSTGNGGSSTGAGGSSAGTGGSSAGAGGSSAGAGGSSTGVGGTSSGGSSTGTGGTSTAASGDDGSGVGSGGTGVSTADASGVGGVDGAGSIIVNGVRYNTDTAVLNVEDAPSLQLGMSAKVTGPFSADFTSGVARRVDSAADLRGTLSSVNLAQGSFVILGTTVTTDDSTVWADSTGLAAIPAGSTLQVWGLPGAPGVLRATRVEQRGTSTPILTGTVQNLDPGRRTFTIGTFTVDYGTAVLSGSLDGSPLANGTLVRVRAASVLPGRLSATQVQWWYPVSRANGTPLQLAGIVTDYAGLGSLTVLNVPVNAASAQITGGPARSVGNGVKVEVGGVISNGVLQATKLKIRHVPGTGGPSSFTLIGNVGNFLSPASFRVRGQPIDASGPGVMFVNGTAANLGNGVRVNVEGAQVVNGVLIATRVSFE
- a CDS encoding DUF6502 family protein: MAIKRTGLKNARHDPGDDAAPPVAGAAGGEGPMGWALQACARVMRPIVRLALALGLKHAHLELVLRELLIDEARRAWLDKGVEPNLSQLSVTTGLNRKAVTAKVREAEEPLPHTEMSAAAKTLTLWLQMSTDDPGLVELPLVAEGGAPSFEAVARHVSRGNVHHRTILDELVRLNLATEQAGRVALNAAGFVPSNDLKGMLAFLGDNARDHLLASVANTLGATAPLLERAVFATGIAVEDCERIHQLVRQRWSTLHHELTSEMTRAFEAAEGAQDTASGRIRVGIYTYYEDAADVAQHRAVTPAKRSDGKEA